The sequence TCTTTCCTTTCCTCTGCCGCGCGAGTGGGGCGGTCTCAATTTTCCGCTGCCAGTATCCATGGCCTTGAAGGAGATGCTGACTCGCGCTGACAACTCCTTTGAGATTTCCGTGGCGGTCAGTTTTCTGGCAGATGTGCTCCGACGCTTTGGTCCAGAGGACTTGAAGCAGCTTTACATACCGCAGATTGTTTCCGGCCAGCTTTCGGCAGCCATGGCATTGACCGAACCGGACTATGGATCGGACCTGGCGCACGTGCGCACACGCGCCGAACTGCAGGCCGACGGCAGCTATCGTATCAGCGGCGCCAAACGCTTCATTACCCATGGTTGCGGCGTTGGCGACCGACCGGCGATCCTCTTCACGTTGGCGCGCACCTCTGGCGATGGGGCCCGCGGCCTTTCCTTTTTTCTGGTGCACGGCAAGGACGTCGAAGTGTCGCGCATTGAACACAAACTGGGACTGGTTTGTTCGCCGACCTGCGAGATTGTCTACGACAACGCGCCGGCAGTGCTGATCGGCAGGGAAGGCGAGGGATTGATCAAGTATGTGATGTCCATGCTAAATGGCGGACGCATGGGCGTGGCAGTTGAGTCCGTGGGAATTTCTCAGGCGGCGTTGAGCGAGGCGCGCAAGTACGCCAGCGAGCGAAAGCAATTTGGCGCGGCAATCGAAACGCATCCGGCAGTGGCGCGGATGCTGGACGAGATGGACGCCCGGCTGCAGGCCAATCGCGCCCTGGTCTTTCAGGCCGCACAATATGTGGAACTCTACGAGCAGCGCTGTGAGGAATTGATTGAGGCCGGGCATGGCGATCGCGAAATACGTCGCGACGAAGAAGCAAGCCGTCTGGATCGAATCTCGCATCTGTGGACTTCGCTGGCCAAGCTGGAATGTTCAGAGGGCGCCAATCGGATTGCCTACGATGCAATGCAAATTCATGGCGGCGTCGGCTTTACCGAGGAGTTTGATATTGCGCGTATCTTTCGTGATGCGCGCATTTCCACAATTTACGAGGGAACTTCGCAAATTCATATC comes from Leptospirales bacterium and encodes:
- a CDS encoding acyl-CoA dehydrogenase family protein, whose protein sequence is MLSGNYFEDNPDLRFNLQRCLDWDRIVARRERSFRDAKRYQQEGDERFALAPADLAQAQSFYFESLQLAGEFAGKRVAPCARSMEQHGLKLKNGSVQFPPDYARLYQEAADSGFLSFPLPREWGGLNFPLPVSMALKEMLTRADNSFEISVAVSFLADVLRRFGPEDLKQLYIPQIVSGQLSAAMALTEPDYGSDLAHVRTRAELQADGSYRISGAKRFITHGCGVGDRPAILFTLARTSGDGARGLSFFLVHGKDVEVSRIEHKLGLVCSPTCEIVYDNAPAVLIGREGEGLIKYVMSMLNGGRMGVAVESVGISQAALSEARKYASERKQFGAAIETHPAVARMLDEMDARLQANRALVFQAAQYVELYEQRCEELIEAGHGDREIRRDEEASRLDRISHLWTSLAKLECSEGANRIAYDAMQIHGGVGFTEEFDIARIFRDARISTIYEGTSQIHINAALAAFTSGLGERDVVHLDFHERIENLGDDSRKEQCRALYQRARAVAQCVLQLARSERDYLARDAVESVAAALATALLAAQCDLLEGEWSGEFAERKRKAFEVYLRLARQRVAAAQAALPEPAAG